A single window of Maylandia zebra isolate NMK-2024a linkage group LG2, Mzebra_GT3a, whole genome shotgun sequence DNA harbors:
- the LOC101463738 gene encoding signal-regulatory protein beta-2-like, with protein sequence MILLLLHHGNSLVPVKMVQLGEPATLKCDISKDISSKVYWYRQSVGDTLKLIVTLYRDTEPVYYSPFLKSRFPAKNANNFSKLTILETIKEDEGIYHCGTTAWCDLEWSGTYLLVKGNTERTSNYIVVQQPTESNPLRPGDTATLQCSVLSDSENKTCPGVNNVFWFRAGSNKSHPNIIYTDGNRTDQCEKRSDPQKRCVYRFSKNVSSSDAGTYYCAVATCGEILLGNGTTVELERTTQLVFNQMAILISCLAISVIGNVFLVCRQSICKKSKGYESAVTEVQTDNLFQSTEADINYAALNFSERKTRGRRKREFTETSVYS encoded by the exons ATGATATTACTTCTTCTTCATCATGGGA ATTCTCTGGTTCCAGTGAAAATGGTTCAGCTTGGTGAACCAGCAACCTTAAAGTGTGATATATCCAAAGACATCAGCAGTAAAGTATACTGGTACAGGCAGAGTGTTGGGGATACACTTAAATTAATTGTGACACTATATCGAGATACAGAACCTGTGTATTATTCTCCGTTTTTGAAATCAAGATTTCCTGCAAAGAACGCAAACAATTTTAGCAAACTGACTATTCTGGAGACAATCAAAGAGGATGAGGGAATTTATCATTGTGGAACCACAGCATGGTGTGATCTTGAATGGAGTGGGACATATTTGTTAGTTAAAG GAAACACTGAAAGGACATCAAACTATATTGTTGTACAGCAGCCGACAGAATCAAATCCACTGCGTCCAGGAGACACAGCAACTCTACAGTGTTCAGTTCTCTCTGATTCTGAGAACAAGACGTGTCCAGGAGTTAATAATGTTTTCTGGTTCAGAGCTGGATCTAATAAATCTCATCCAAACATCATTTACACTGATGGAAATAGGACTGATCAATGTGAGAAAAGATCTGACCCTCAGAAAAGATGTGTTTATCGCTTCTCTAAGAACGTCAGCTCCTCTGATGCTGGGACTTACTACTGCGCTGTGGCCACATGTGGGGAGATATTATTGGGAAACGGAACTACAGTTGAACTTG AGCGAACAACACAACTCGTGTTTAATCAAATGGCAATATTAATAAGCTGTTTGGCCATTTCAGTCATTGGAAACGTTTTCCTCGTCTGCAGACAAAGCATATGTAAGAAAAGTAAAG GATACGAAAGCGCTGTGACAGAAGTCCAAACCGACAATTTGTTCCAATCA actgaagctGATATAAACTACGCTGCACTGAATTTCTCTGAACGAAAAACCAGAGGAAGAAGGAAGAGGGAGTTTACTGAGACTAGTGTCTACTCCTAA